TCACGCTCAACACGTGGAATCATCGGCCCCATCCCTCCCTGTACGCGAAGATATAAGTAAATTTCAAGACAAATGCGTCTCCGAGCTGAGTTCCACTCTAAACACAAGCAAAAGACCTAAAAGCGAGATACCGAGAAGTCCTGACAAAGTGCCTGAGCTCCGAAGAAACAGTGACCCTGATGTGCCAAGTAATTACGTGACTGTAATCGAAGTAACGGGTAGctcgaagaaagagaaaaatgaaggATCTCTCAAGGAGGAGGATGAGAAAGGTGTTGTATTCACTTTGtaccattttataattaaatccaATTCCATTCATACGTATGCTTCACGGGCAGATCTGGAAAATGCGATTAATGAAGATGGAGAGGACGGTGATGCAGAGGCATCAGAGGAAGAACCTTACTATGATTCCGTAGCTTTAGATCAAACAGGAGAGTATGTATATATTGATGCACGTGTTCCGCCTGTGGGAAACAATAATGGCAACAGAGTGCCACAGAGAAGACCGCCTTCTCTTCCCGATTCACCAGGGAACCAGAGCAATTATGTCAACAtcgattattttatacagtaagCAGTTCCCtcaaatcaatttaataatcCCATAAAAGTGATGATGTACACTCAACCATTCCTCTATCTCCAGACACAGGGCAGCGATGGACAGCGAGGACGAAGAAGGCGCGAGTCCAGCGCCGCCGATTTTGCTACGTGCTCTTAGCACCGACAACGAAACCGGCAGCAGCGACGCGGAACCTTTAAGTCTGAGCGAGGGCAGCTTAGAATCGCCGACGCCGACGACACCGCGCCGACAAGAGAAGAGTAAAGATCGCGAGGACGATAGAACGTCTATGATCAAATGCATCGTCAACTCGGTAGTGGAAAGCGAAGCTGTGTACGTTGAATGTCTAAACGTGATGTTGCAAGTACGTGGTCCATTGCTTTAAATGAAGTACGAGAAAACGTGTTCATGAATCTTTAGCGCATAATTTTCTTTAGTACATGAAAGCTATAAGGGCGACGTTGACCACGTCTCAACCAGTCATCTCGGAAGATGAATTCGGCACAATGTTTTACAAGATACCTGAACTGCACGAGCTGCATCAAACATTTTTGAACGGTCTTAGGAAAAAATTGGAGAAATGGGACAGCAAGACTACCATAGGCGAACAGTTCAAAGTAAGAGTTGAAATCTGTCAAGAAGAGATGTGTTTTTAATCTGTCATTAACGTATATCGTTCTCCGCAGATAATGGCTAGCAACATTGGCTTGTACGGAGCTTTTTTACACAACTACGCCCGCGCTACCGACACCGTACGAAGATGTTCCGCGCATTCCACACAATTCGGTGAGATCACAAGAGACATAAGACTCAGAGGATTTCCCAAAGGTCCAGGTTTATCGCTCGAAGATCTTCTGCACAAGCCTGTTGCTCGCGTGCAAAAGAATGCGCTGGTATTGCATGTGAGTATTTACGTACTTACTCGGATGTACTCGATCGAGTATATAAACACACGAACGTGCTGTTATTAAACGAAGGTTACCCACACAAGTTGATAAAGTCACGTGGAAATATACTAGCTTTATCTTATCAGACAATTCGCGTTGATAATTTCCTTTCGATTGATCGTAGGATCTCCTTAAGCATACACCAATGAATCATGCAGATCATGCACCGCTCTCCGAGGCTCTTGCTATGACTAGAAACTTCCTAGACGAATTCAACATTATACAGACGAAATCAATGTTTCCGGTGAGATCAAGTGAAAGCAAACTCAGGACGTTCGCGAACAGTGATGCACggtataaaaatgttcaactgTTTCTAGAGTCATGACAGAGCACAGCGAAGATTAGTGAAGAACTCTTTTGTGGTGGAACTGTCCGACGGTCATAGGAAACTGAGGCACCTGTTCCTCTTCAACGATGTGATCGCTTGTGCGAAATACAAGGCGTCTGGTAGAGATAAGTTCACGTTCGAGTTAAAGTGGTACGTGCCAGTGGCGGAAGCGGTGGTGACAGAGGACGGTATCGAGCCACGGGAGACTAGTCCAGCTAACGTTGTAGCTCTGAGGTACACAACCTGTCAATCGCATCTGATTCTATCGTTGagaacgtttctttttttaataatcgatCCTCGTTGCACACAGGTCGCAGGCATGTACCGTACGTGATCAGATATTATGGGAAGAGCGCAACGACGAGAAACGAATTAGGCTTGGCGGTAGAGGTTCggaaaaaaatagaaagaagcTTGCTGAGCTCGAAGCTCAACTAGTATTAGCGTCCCCAAATTTAGTATTACGCGTCGCGCATAAAAGTCAGCATCGAATGCAAAATTCGTACACGTTCTTTCTGTCCAGTGAATTTGAACGGTCCCAATGGGTTGAAGCGGTGGAGGCATTGCAACAGGTAATGCGTTCCCATATGTACCTAGATAAGTCAAAGGTGCGTAATTCACAGATTACGAATACATACAtgcgtacatacatacatacatacatacatactcTGTATAGATATTCGATAACGTCTTTTATTTAAATCGAGCACAAGGATGCAAGTAACGATACACTCATGAAGATAACTCGACCGCTAATGGAATCATTGCAACCGATAGTTTTCGTTTTTCATCTTTTAGGGTGGACAGCCTCCGGGACCGTTGCCTTTGTCGATGTACGAATTGCAGGCTTGGGTCACAGCCTGCCGCACCTATCTCCAGACAGATATGGGTAGCTATTTGTTAAGATCAGGCCGAGACGAGAGTTTATTACTGGGCGATCTTCACTTGACCCTGCTTGGCCTGACGCCGCCAGGTCTAGACCGAGTAGGAGATCTTTATATAATTGTGGAAGTCGACAGCTACGGACACTACTTTAAGAGAGCAAGAAGTCGAGTAGCAAGAGGTCAAGCTCCGACATGGGGTAATGTTCTATTCTACAGTAGCTTCAAGTACGCTGTACCTCCACGACCATACAACTAATCTCATTACTGTTTAAGGCGAAACCTTTGTCGTTGAACTAGAAGGCAGTCAGAACGTTAGAATTCTACTGTACGAGGAATGCGGGGCCCGCTCGGTGCTACGAGGCAAGTGTATACAAAGATTGAGCAGGTCTTGGCTGCAGTCGGACCAAGTGGAGAGGTCATTGAACTTAGGCCCAGCTACCCTAGACGTAGCTCTGCGTTTCGTTCCGAGCGAGGTGACTTTAAGGCGAGTGCCGTCTGCCAAACCGCAGGGTTTATTCGGAGCTAAAATTCAACAAGTGTGCAAGTACGTTACATAAACATGGCTACTCTTACTCCGAGCAACGGTCAATCAATTTACACACTCATGTTTACAGACGTGAAAAACGAGACGTTCCTTTTATCATAACGGCCTGCGTAAGGGAAGTGGAAAGGCGAGGCGTGGGAGAAGTAGGCTTATACCGAGTGTCCGGCTCCGCGTCTGACCTGACGAAATTGCGCAAATCGTTTGAGAGCAATTCGTACGAGGCGGAGCAATTGCTTAAAGAGGTAACACCTCATTTCCATGTTAATGTAGTCCTTCATTAACAGTTCCTGTGTTCCCCAGGTGGACGTTCATTCGGTGACGGGCGTCCTCAAACTGTACCTTCGCGAAATGCCGGAAGCTCTCTTCACGGACGCGCTTTACCCGGCTTTCTTGGAAGCTTTCCAAACCGGCGAGCTGTCGAAGGGCGCCGCCTTGCGAAGGGTCTACGAGAGCCTGCCCGCCGTGAACAAGGCGGTGATCGATTTCCTGCTGACGCATCTGATACGCGTGAACAAGCACGAGGCGCAGAACAAGATGTCGCTGCACAATCTGGCGACGGTGTTCGGGCCGACGCTCCTGCGGCCCGGCACCAACTCGCGGTCCGACGCGAAGAGCCGCGACCCGCTGGCCGCGGGCACCGTCGACGTGATGGCTCAAGCGGGCATACTTTACTGCTTCCTGCAGATGCACATGCAACAGAACAATCAGTCACTCTAGTCGAGAGATTCTTGTTGACATGCCGCAGCGTCGGTTGCTCGGGGCTCGCCGGACTCGTCGCGGCTAACGTTCGATTGTAAAATTCATCgatcttttataatatattttattagtttctcgtGACGTGTCGTTTACGCAACGCATTAAGTAGTATATATACAGGCTTTCACGAACACCCGGACCGGATGGAATTCCTGTGACGTCGAGACGCATACGAGTCACGCGACGAAGGACTTGCAGGCCGTCACATTGGTCCTTCGAGCtccgtaatatattttatacttttactcCGAAGTCCTAGCCAACGAGGGATCTGTACTTGGTTCGATTAAGGTCATGGTTTTAGGGATGAACTTCGATCAAGACTATGCTATACTAACATTCTCGATACACGTGTCAAACGATTTGTCATTTCGGTTTTTATTTCAGAAGCGTGAACGTAATTTGAATTCTCGCATGAACGATCAAAGTGTGTCCTTAAGATCTTGAGAATGTTCGAGTTAGTCGGACCAAGTATAGGGACTAACCGTTTCAACATTTTCGAAGACATTTTGAGGAAAAGAAACAGGATGGAAAATTCATGTTCACAttagagagacagacagacaggcAGTTCACTATTGTATCCACGCTTTAGAGAATAAGTGTTTTTTCCAATGGGGCGTGTTCCTAACAGAGAGTCTAAATTTTTTTACGCGATAACAACGTGACATACCTCCTTCAGCTATGTTCATGAGAATGTCCACTTTAATCGAGTGAATCACGTTCCTAAATATTCCTCCTACTGGACAATTTCGGGAGATCACGTTCCTTGGTATATGCAAATCGAAGCTTGATAGCGACGCGATATATACTGGCTGCATTCAGTTCATTACGGAAGCCGCGCTCCGCGAGCTGTTCTATTCTTTATAGAAGTATTTTCACAGAAGTACGCGCTCTCGAATTTTTGTAAAGGATATTGACGAGCGGTGGAGTTGAGACGTTTTTAACATTTAAGCTGTAATTAGACTCCCGTTTCGAGAATCGtgtctttattttcaaatattctttctttcctGAGCAATATTGTTTTCAGTGTGTTATTCTTGGAACTCTTATTTGTTCATAGAGAATTTCGTTATTCGTTTCTACGTTGACACGTTAACACTTGGCCAACCGAATgaggagatctcccacttttcatagcaattgccttttattctgtttatcttttcttttatttagtattgacgtgggattatttgcaattcatcaaatacgtttttaactaaattgaataagtataattgaagataatggagaaggTTGTAGTTACAGTTCCTTccaggcggtcgcctaagtgttaacacaGGAGGATTAACATCAGAGATCTCATTTCCGGTTGTTAGGTCTAAATACAGCTTAATGGAGCAccaaagagaagaaaatattcTCTCGCATACATCCGATAGAGTACCGTGATTGACCCTTTGAAGCATCGCAACACTTGCATTCTATTATCCAAACCGCATATCCATCTTAACGATACACGATACGAgttgtatttttctattattgtaTACCACCGCAATTAATAATCTATCTCACGTATTTTATAGTAATAGCATTCTGAAGATCGCTCTCTACGAAGTCGACACTCCATGCTTCAGAGGGTTGAAGCAAAGGAAAGCACATTTGGCAGTACAAATTTAATACTCCACGTAGAGGCCCTACCCCACCCCCACCCCTCCCTTTTTACATGCTAGGACGTTAATGAACTACTTTGTAATCGGAACGACGAAGACGAAACGGATGAGACTCGAGTCTGATTCCAATGTTCGATAAAATCGTGAATATTATTGATCGAGATGCAAAACAgcaaaaagaacaaaaagagagagagaaagaaacgaaagagtACGACGACGAATTGTTACGTTAAGGTACTTTTCCAGAGGTGACCACTGTGCTTGAGCGAAGGCAACTATCGTATGAGTGGTTTCAGTGTGTGTGCGTGTATATGTGTAACCTGCCCATGTGTATTATATCGTAAATATTGGAtacctttaatttttatatcgcaTTTTAGCATAATACGCGGCCCCTCTTTTGTACATTCAACGATAAATGTAAAGACAAAGTTTCTGCTattacgattaattaattattattattaatattattattattattattgattattattattactaattattatcgcaacaactattattatttccattataCCGTTTACGATTACTGTCGATCGAGCAATCTGACGACAGCAACTCGATAAAGGCTATTTCGCTGCAAGACGATGTACTGCCAAAAATCCACACACCTTTGAAACACACAAATATACTGGAGGTTTATAAACTTTTACATCGGAAATGTTTGTTACCAACCCAGGTTacatttttctgttctttttatttgtataaataaattttaagctGGAGCACGTTATATTGTAACCACGTGATTGTTGTTTTACTTGTCACCAACGGAAAAGAAAGGGACTTGTTATTCTATCAATGCTGCCGCCAGGAGGAATACAGGCAATAAACACATGGAAAACGTTTCCAGTAACGTGCCCTTATTTTATTTAGCGAGGAATTTACATTAGACATTCCTGCAGCGTTACAGTTCCATTGAGATTTCATCAACAAATCAGACTGAAAAACCTGCTGCTCAAGATTAACGGTTGACgatgaaattttcgaaatttaacatttattccCGGACAGCGtcttcgttaacactagatttattctacattttattccattgttcttagaaagctgttcgtttatatagatcacgaaaataacttcaaaaccagagtattacaatgcgtattcgcacaattgcacgaatcaaaattaaACTGTtcctaaataatgtttaaaaatttcgatATCCGTCGcactgacgggttccgtaaatctaacgTTAACGTTTCGTAATGGAGATTCGACGAGGATTTAATCATAGTCGGCCGTTTCCTGCTTCAACGAGTCGGGGCAACTTCGAGCTGGCGGAGGCACAGGAAGCTTAACCGGTGTAGCTGCTATGTTGTCCCATAGTCCCGGAAGTCGAGATCCGTCCGATCCATTGCATTGCATTCCTAATGAAAATTATCGTAAGAAACACCGATGCGAACGTATAGCGTATATCGTCTTCGCAGAGAACCAGCGTGCAGGAATGTTACAGTATTTCAAACGAGAGTACATTAGCGAATTGGACAACCTAACGGTGCTGCCTCGTAGAGGTCGTGCAGAGCCTGCACGCGAACCTTGGTCCACTGGATGCTCTTATAGTTCGACGAGATTCCCTTTTCGTTGCTGGTTGGCTGGCTCTCCCACTCTCTCATATAACGGAAGTAGGTCCTCAGAGCGTCGTCGCTTATGGCGCTTTTGCAAACCTGGAGAGATTTCAAGGGAAACATTAACACAACCTCGTTTAAAAGATAACTAGCGCGTTCGAGCTAATCGAAgctactaaccctttgcactcagaagtttttcactggaaatattttaactttctgatgaaatagaaatatttcgtgAAGCAAAGAAATCGTAAcgtacattgaagaacaaagctattttgtttcaatatttctcaagttgatgtaaggtataatattaaatatcaaattttatagtttcacagtgtgaaatcaggtggtgagtcacctctcgagtgcaaagggctataAGGGCTGAAACTGACGGTTGTCATTGAATTACCTCTAACCGAGCGTTAGGGTAGTAATGAATGTAGTTCACGCACATCTCGTCGGAAATCGCGAAACCACCTAGAGTGACATTCTCTCTTTCCATTGTCTTGTACGTGCAGGTTGTTATCAACGAATCGCCCTGCAATCAATTTGGAAAGATTCGTTTTGAATTACAGATATGAGTTAGAAGCAATGGAATATTCTTATTGAATAGAATAACAATACATTAtagtaaatatacaattttctataCAATATGTTATACGTTATATTGCATAGAAAATCTTTACAGGCAAGATCGTGACTGGTTTCGGCAGCAGTCGAATCTCTTGGAAATGAGTGGAATAATGATTGTCGTAATTCAACGGCGGTAATTCCTCTCCGTCCCTAATGTGCCGTGTGATCACTTTGGTCCCTGTCAAGTGCGTGTGAAGTTGCGACGCGAAGATGTGAATCCCGCGTTGCGGGATGCCAACCCCGGTACACTCTTGTATACAGTGTCCAGATAAAGTGAAAGCTTCCTGCAGCAGTCgtggaatattatataaagtacAGGGTGTCGCAAAGAAACGTCGCCACACtttgaaaaacgaaaaagaatcgACCGTTTTATCAGCTAATAAAGTGTGGTAACAGTTTCTTGTGACATCCTGTATTTtacagtattaacccttaacaactCAGTAgatcttcaaatttatttcattttggaaATTGTCTTTCTAATAACGAGAAGTTgcctattttttcaaaatatataaatatatttctttaaatatattattgaatactTTCAGTGGCATGCTTGGACAGTGCCGGTcaatttagtaaaaatataccgggttgctaagggttaaggaacCATTGGCGTGGTCGACAGTGCAATACTTGTTTCGGTGGTATCGCCATTTTATCCGTATACTCTAAACCCAACTCGATCACGCCGGCGTCGTACTTCCGCAAACTCTTCGTGAGAATGAAACGAATCCCGGAGGAATCGATTTTCCCGTCCTCGAGCTCGGGATTGTTGTAATGGACCTCCAGCATCACGTAGGAATTGAAGTCCTTTCCGCCGATGGACAGTCCGACTTCCTGGGGATAAACGAAGGCGTCCGCTCCCATTGCCCACGCTGCTAACACCTTTTTGCAGATCTGACAGGAAGAAAGCAGCGAATGACATGGTTAATCCTCTTATCTCAATTAATGCACTCTTAGTAAACTTCTCTTAGAACTagcaaaaaactatataattatttaatatagtctaatttaaaaaaagtcaattgaactactcggtagttttagtgttgtaTCTTGCACTCTTAGTAAACTTCTCTTAGAACtagtagaaaactgtataattattcaatgtagtctaactaatttaaaaaaagtcaattgaactactcagtagtttcagtgttgtaTGTTGATAATATTTTGAAGTTGAAAGGAAATCTACTTGGGTTTTCTCTGGCCTGTCAGGTGCATCGCAGGGGCCATCGTACATGGGGACTTCAAGGTTCGCAGACCCGGCACAGTGGAAAACTTCCATGTGGTGCACCAAATGCTCGTTTCCTGGTTGTATCACTGGGCCAAATTGAAGGATATGGTGCCTGCAGACGTGTTGGAACGCAGATCAATCGCGATTGCCAATTTATATGGTCTTTCTTGTAGAAGAATCGTATCGGGTTTACTTCTGAGATAAAGCTGGCGGTAGCTTCTGTACGCGGCACCAATAAGTGGTCTCCTTGTTCGGCACTTTTACTTGGCTGGCCAGCATCTCCAACTGCCACGCGTTGGAAGGGAAGCTCGGTTTCTTGTGCTGCACCCTGATCAATTCCGTCCGAGTCATACCGGAAGTCTCGGCGTCCGAGATCTGAAGACCAGCCAGAGACGACAGTGGACCGAGACCCCTCAGCCACACCAAATGCGTGGTACCTCTCTGAAAAGAGaattacaattaacaataaataaaggCAAATAGATGGCCCAATAAATTTTCTGCGACTGACTGAAGAGATAATTGGGTAATATAAACATTGACATAACATTCAGCAAAAGAAAATCCAGAAACAGATTTAGAGGTCATTTGACTAGGCACGTTTAAtagtaaattatgtaaattctcTCAATTGCCTCCATGATGTAGTCGTTCTCGTCGCAAGTGTCGAATTTCCTCGAGAAAGTGAACTTGGTAACATTCCCCCTCCTTCTCCATGCGAAATCTTCACAGTCCTGCAGCGCGTCCAAGTTCAACTTGCCTTCCTCATCCGCCCACGCGTCCTGGAAAATCGTTTACAGTCTTACATGTTACAAGAACGATTACaattacaaaagtatataaactcaGACAGTGACTTGTACATTGTACAGTTAGTCGGTGTAATTTAATTGACactttgaacgccgcacgattttatagagcaaaatactttgaattttggaattggattattatcattgcacgttcatcaaactgaatgtcgcCGCAAAGgggagcattatttataatatagaaatgtttgcgaattatagtaattcgatttgcttgggggtcaccggtgacccatggcattcaacgtgttaattagacGACAACGAGTACCTGTAATTGAGTCTGACGATGCCAATCGGTCCACAAGATGCAGTAATCAGCAGGCTTCAGTTCCCCATAGTTTGAGAAGCCAATGGCGAACCAGGTGTTGTCCACGCCTATGTAGTGAACCTCTGCGACTATCAGCTCACTCATAAAATCAACCCTGCAAGTTTTTAACCGTGAAACTCAATGGAAACTTCTCTCTTTTACCATAAATACataacaaacatatttttcactctaaataaacaaatacagCACCTCCAATGAAAAGTGGCTTCTGATCCAAGAGGAATAGTATGGACACCAGTTTTGTACAGATCCTTTTCTTCATGTTGCTGATGCTTGTGCCAGGGCAAACAAGAACCGATGCTTAAAACAGTAAATAAAACCAGTTGCTTCGTTGCCAGTAACATTGTTAAATATGAAAAGCCAGGCGTTtcataaatcctttaaattaaatgataacAGTGAACATCTATTCAGCAGTCGAGTCACTTCAAAGTGGTGAGCCCCTTCACTGATCATGGGATGTTTCACCCTTCTGCTGTTGACTTCCACTGAGAGCACCAGGATGGATTGGACGGCTGGAAATTTCGTACGGCGGCGGTTTGCCGCCGTTTCCTTGCGGCGCGCATGCGTAGAGTACGCATTCCTGCGCTCTAACCGTTGCTCACTCTTTAGAAAACTAAACATGCGCTAACAAAGAagtttaatgattaataaatgaACATTAAGAATTATTGAAGACTATAGAAAGCACACGAAAGCTTACTGCGTTGTTCCAAGCTTTAAAACATCAGATGTTTCACGTTTAAGACGAAGACATTCTAGGGAGACTCGAGGCTCACTGCGCATGCGCAGTGGTAACCCTCTCGTGACAATATTCGTACTGTAAAACAAACGTACAACCGAAAACGGATATTTATCTAAATTGGGAGCTTAATAGGAAATAAACAAGATTACCTACATGCAATAACAACATCGTACACAGTAAAAATTAGAGGTTAGAAAGTATCTTCTGCGTGCAACGACCGCACGCACGTGGGAATCTAATTCCAACGGAAATTCGCTTAATATAATCGTCTCAGTCCGCGACAGTTTAATCATTCGAATCCGAGCCATCGATCGGTAATTCCGCCTGGACTCGATTAGCGAGATTATCAATATCCAATAATCGAGAGTCAGGTTCGATTAGCGAGATAAAATTTGCAATTTCGTTCGAGGGCGGCATCGATTTCCGTGGAATCCGATCATCGAAACGATCGGAACAGGAACGATACCGTCGGTGAGAAATGATTTGGAAGTGAGTATGACGGAGGACGTCACGATTCAATGCAGATAACGTAATTTACGATCGATCGCGTATCTCCGTGACAAGCGGATCTCGTTTTTTTCTGACGCGTTATCGTTTACGCAACGGGTTCGAGTGCGATCGTGACTTTCCGGGTTTTCGCGTCGTCAGCACGGCCGGCGGCCGCGCGAAGGAAAATGAAGAAACGCTGAGACATCTAGAAATTTCCTTGATAATCGAATACCAGGGGGCGCATATTGCATTCCATTCGCGGCGCGTGCCTCGCCGTCCGAGCCGCAATCAAGAAATTCCACGGCAGTTATTGCGAGCAGAATTTTCATGACGCGAGCCTCGTTTAACGGTCACGAATAACCCCGGTCACGTGGCCCTCGTTTCGGAATCGATTCGACCGTTAACACAGCGTTCTCGTTTTCACAGGTTCCCTTGGACCACGTGGTCGATGCTCCCTTTAAGCGTTCCTGTTGCTACGGAAATATCGAAGGTTATTTAAATCCACGTTTTAATAGATaagttttaaagttttttttaatagattttaataGATAAGTTTGTTTATGTTTTATCATTCTTTCACATATTATTCGGAAAATTGAATGAAGAAAACGGTTCAGAACCGGTTGGTAATAAGACGATTGAGATTAATTCCCTTTAATAGATCAGTTTGTTTATTCTTTAccattttacatattatttggaaaattgaatgaagAAATCGATTAAGAACTGGTTGGTAAGAAGCCAGCATTAATTCCCTTCGTTTCGAGTGCCTTAAAAGCAATGGACTAGTTCTCAAGAAAAGGAACACCTGGCGAGCACCAATATTGATttaaaaagaagaggaagataACGGTTGGACGTGTTAAATACGATCTCAAGATTAAATCGTACTTTGAATTGTCAGGTGTGATTTTCATGTTGACACGTTGAATTACCACACGATGTTAAAGTGTGAAATGAGAAAgatgcaataataaattatttcattgaattgcgttgttgtCGCAGGTTTGTCTTGCTGAAAGTCACCGCGTTATctagcattatttatttatataatacacgggtga
This portion of the Nomia melanderi isolate GNS246 chromosome 11, iyNomMela1, whole genome shotgun sequence genome encodes:
- the RhoGAP1A gene encoding rho GTPase activating protein at 1A isoform X2, encoding MSVFGDFQRVWVQRFPDSALPAAWEEDVRANLVKHKQKVTALREELEKEEFYVEYLERLLADVERHKKLANSNTVTTPEKQQLTDAQTQQTCQPTENSLLDATNVSHAQHVESSAPSLPVREDISKFQDKCVSELSSTLNTSKRPKSEIPRSPDKVPELRRNSDPDVPSNYVTVIEVTGSSKKEKNEGSLKEEDEKDGEDGDAEASEEEPYYDSVALDQTGEYVYIDARVPPVGNNNGNRVPQRRPPSLPDSPGNQSNYVNIDYFIQHRAAMDSEDEEGASPAPPILLRALSTDNETGSSDAEPLSLSEGSLESPTPTTPRRQEKSKDREDDRTSMIKCIVNSVVESEAVYVECLNVMLQYMKAIRATLTTSQPVISEDEFGTMFYKIPELHELHQTFLNGLRKKLEKWDSKTTIGEQFKIMASNIGLYGAFLHNYARATDTVRRCSAHSTQFGEITRDIRLRGFPKGPGLSLEDLLHKPVARVQKNALVLHDLLKHTPMNHADHAPLSEALAMTRNFLDEFNIIQTKSMFPSHDRAQRRLVKNSFVVELSDGHRKLRHLFLFNDVIACAKYKASGRDKFTFELKWYVPVAEAVVTEDGIEPRETSPANVVALRSQACTVRDQILWEERNDEKRIRLGGRGSEKNRKKLAELEAQLVLASPNLVLRVAHKSQHRMQNSYTFFLSSEFERSQWVEAVEALQQVMRSHMYLDKSKGGQPPGPLPLSMYELQAWVTACRTYLQTDMGSYLLRSGRDESLLLGDLHLTLLGLTPPGLDRVGDLYIIVEVDSYGHYFKRARSRVARGQAPTWGETFVVELEGSQNVRILLYEECGARSVLRGKCIQRLSRSWLQSDQVERSLNLGPATLDVALRFVPSEVTLRRVPSAKPQGLFGAKIQQVCKREKRDVPFIITACVREVERRGVGEVGLYRVSGSASDLTKLRKSFESNSYEAEQLLKEVDVHSVTGVLKLYLREMPEALFTDALYPAFLEAFQTGELSKGAALRRVYESLPAVNKAVIDFLLTHLIRVNKHEAQNKMSLHNLATVFGPTLLRPGTNSRSDAKSRDPLAAGTVDVMAQAGILYCFLQMHMQQNNQSL